AGCGGCAAGAGCAAAACATGTCAGCAACTTCGTAGACATCTGGACCGACAACATGAAGGAAACGATCAACGATATCCGTAGCAGCAGCAGAACAGGAATTGTTGCAGGCTGTTGCTGTCTGCGTCTGAAGGCATAACAACACAGCAGGTCAATCGTCACCATTTGCCTGCTCTGCTTATCCTGACAGAGGGAATGGCTGTGTGGTTGTGAAACGGGCCTATACTGCCGGTTTGGCTCGAGCGTTGCGATTCCTGCCGTGACTGACAGCTCAATCTTCGCAAGACAGGCTGTTCGGCGGACCGATAATGTGCAGGTCGGGCCGACGCTGTGCATTAACAGCAAAAGCACATGCGGCCTGTCTCCCAACTCTCAGGACGGAACACGGAGGATTCCATGTCAGAAGAAACAACAGGCCAGCTGGACGATCAGGAGTTCGAAGAAATCAACAGCGACGAAGTCGATCGTGTTGTTGACGTTCTGGACAACCTGATTGAAGGCGTCGACAGCGACAACATCAAGCACTACCTTGAAGAAGCGTCCAGCAATATTTACTATCTGGTCTACGAAGACGCTGATCACGAAGTACAGGACACTGACGCAACTGAACTGCAGGACGATGAACAACTCCAGGACGCCGCCTGAGTTTTATTCATCAACAGATTACCTTTCAGGCCCGAAGAACGCTTGCTTCTTCGGGCCTGTTTCCGTTTCATAATGACAGTTATAGTTATATCGTTTCCGCTCCGGCTGTGCAGCATGTGTAAGCTTTAAGACAAAGAGCGTTTCTGCATCGCGTCCCTGCAAAGCTGTTCGTGAGCGGCATGTGACACATATTCCGAGAGGGTGCGAAATGAGCTTTCCTCCAATTTGCTCAGCGGCATTGCTGTTCACCATCTTTTGTTTCGCCCCAGGAGTCGGGATCAAAGCCATCTGCGCACAGCCCCCCCCCCGGGATACACGTACACCATCCATCGATCACAGTGACACCCTGGCACGGTTTGTAGATGAACTGGTGTCGGTTACTCCCGGCAAAAACGGGTTTCCTGAAACGGTCGCACTGAAGTCGCGTGAATTACGCCTATCGTACGAAATTCAAATTGCGTGTTATGAAACAACTCAGGAACTCTATCAGGTTGTAATGGGCAAAAATCCGAGCCGCTGGAAGGGCCCCAGAAACTCAGTTGAGTCGGTTTCCAAAAAGGATGCTGGTCGATTCTGTGATCTTCTAACCTCGATGCTCCGACAAAAAGAACTGATTGGACCGACAGCTGAAGTCCGGCTGCCCACGGCCGCCGAATGGGAGTACTGCTGTCGGGCAGGCTCCGTTGAGCCATTCTGTTTCGGCCGACTGGATGATTCGCCGAAACAGCTGGACAGATACGCCTGGCACACAGGCAATGCGGCTGGAAATGACCCGGCGGTCGGAGTGCTGTTACCAAACACCTACGGTTTGTATGACGTTCATGGTTACCTGTGGGAATTTGTCAATGCCGACGGTACAGCAGACTCCGCGCCAGGTACGACGTGGGTGATGGGTGGATCGTGGCGAGACCCGGCACCTCGTTTGGCCGCTAACAGTAAAAAGTCCATCCCTATCAGTGCCGCAAGTGACGCGGTGGGGTTCCGATGTGTCGTGACTGCAGTCCCGTTGAATTCGAAGAATCTATCGGACCGGTAGCCAATTAGTATCCCTTCCGATATGCTGACTGCGTTTGTTGCACTGTAAGGATCATGCGTATCCGAATGTTTGGTGGCTGATGCGCGAGGTCTTGGGAACGGTGGATTCAACGACAGCAATATGGCATCTCGAATCTGAAAATCGGAAGACCTGAGAACAGGTTAAAATTGGATGACGTCTCCGCATCCGGTGGGACGCTGTAAGGAAATTTAGAATGACTACGGAAGATCAGCATGCTGCAGATCCGACACCGGACGAACCTGTCACCAGCGCCGCAACATCACCGGAAAATCAAGACCAGTCCCTGCCCCGGGGGACCGAGTCTGCAGCTCAGCCAACAGTACAGAAAGCTGTTCCCTCCGATGATGATCAGGACCAGACAGATTCAGTGATCGCAAAGGTTCCTGCGGCGCAGTCCCACACTCAAGCTCCGTCTGCAGTGTCTCCCGCTGCTGAAATTACAAACACTTCGCCATCCGAGTCCTCCGATTCCGACCCAACCTCGCCAGCCCCCCCTGCCGACCAGGTGTTGGCAACGGCCAAGGTAAGTCCCCCCCCCAGGTCAGAAGCTGCCACACGAATTCGCAATCAGTTGACGTCACAGGCTGACGATCGGTCTGTGGAAAGTTCCGAGGCCGCAGCTGGTCAGGACCAGGCCCGTGGCGGCCGGACCGTTGAAATACCAAAGGACAGTGAACTGGATGCTGCCCTGGAATCACAAATAGCGGAAGCCATGACGTCCGACACGTCAGCTCCTGTGGAAACAGCCCCCGTTATCGGCAGTGAAACAGAAACAGACGAGGGACAGTCGGCACCCTCAGAGGATGAACTCGGTCCGGGATCCCAATTGAAAGGCACTGTCCATCAGATTCACGGTGACAACGTTTTCGTGGAAGCCGGTGTTCGCAGTGGAGTTGTTGTTCCTCTTCGACAGTTCCCGGAAAACAAGCAACCATCAGTCGGTGATGAACTGACGGTCATCATTGAGTCTGTTGATGAAGACGGACTGTTCAGGTCAAGAATTCCTGAAGGCCGTCACAAACCAGGTGGAAACTGGGATGCACTGGCAGCCGGACAGGTGGTTGACTGCATGATCACCGGCACGAATAAAGGTGGTTTGCAGGTCACGGTCAGCAGTCTGAGGGGATTCATGCCCGCCAGCCAGGTCGACTTGGGCTATATCGCTGATCTGGAGGTTTATGTGGGTCAAAAACTCACGGCTCAGATCATGGAGGTCAACAAGAAGAAACGCAATCTGGTGGTCAGTCGTCGAATCCTCCTTCAGGCAGAGCGAGCCAGTCAGCAGGGCGACTTCTGGACATCACTTGAAGTGGGACAGGACCACGAGGGAACCGTAAAAACCATTAAGGACTACGGTGTATTCGTCGATCTTGGACCAATGGACGGATTCCTTCACATTGGTGAAATGGCCTGGTCCCGAATCAATCATCCAAACACCGTGGTGAGCGAAGGGCAAACGATTCAGGTCCGAATCCTGAAACTGGACGCCGAGCGACAGCGGATCAGTCTGGGAATGAAACAACTCATACAAAACCCGTGGTTGTCTGCAGTTGAACGATATGCTCCCGAGCGAGTTGTTCCCGGCAAAGTGACACGGATTGCTGACTTCGGAGCGTTTGTGGAACTGGAACCTGGCATTGAGGGCCTTGTCCACATCAGCGAACTTGCCTGGCGGCGTGTGGCCAGTGTTAATGAAGTGCTCAGTACGGGACAGTCCTGCGAATTTCAGGTGATTGAAGTGGATCTGAAACGAAAACGAATCTCGCTTTCGCTTAAGGCTCTGGAAAGTCGGCCGGAACAATCTCCCCCTCGGGAAGAGAGGAAGCCCCAAAACGAGCGCAAACCCAATCCAAACCTTCGAGGCGGAACGAGTGAATCCAAGGGTGGACGCGGCCTGTTCGGAAATCCGTCGGATTTCACATAACACAGTCTCTGACCCGGTCGAGGTCCCCTGATCCTGCCAAAGCAAGTATCCATTGAAACTGCCGTTAGTGGCGTCACAGCCGGGCGGTTTTGAATTCAAAGAACTGTTCACCAATCGATTCGATAAGTTCCCGTCGGAAGTCGG
The Fuerstiella sp. genome window above contains:
- a CDS encoding SUMF1/EgtB/PvdO family nonheme iron enzyme, whose amino-acid sequence is MSFPPICSAALLFTIFCFAPGVGIKAICAQPPPRDTRTPSIDHSDTLARFVDELVSVTPGKNGFPETVALKSRELRLSYEIQIACYETTQELYQVVMGKNPSRWKGPRNSVESVSKKDAGRFCDLLTSMLRQKELIGPTAEVRLPTAAEWEYCCRAGSVEPFCFGRLDDSPKQLDRYAWHTGNAAGNDPAVGVLLPNTYGLYDVHGYLWEFVNADGTADSAPGTTWVMGGSWRDPAPRLAANSKKSIPISAASDAVGFRCVVTAVPLNSKNLSDR
- a CDS encoding S1 RNA-binding domain-containing protein; its protein translation is MTTEDQHAADPTPDEPVTSAATSPENQDQSLPRGTESAAQPTVQKAVPSDDDQDQTDSVIAKVPAAQSHTQAPSAVSPAAEITNTSPSESSDSDPTSPAPPADQVLATAKVSPPPRSEAATRIRNQLTSQADDRSVESSEAAAGQDQARGGRTVEIPKDSELDAALESQIAEAMTSDTSAPVETAPVIGSETETDEGQSAPSEDELGPGSQLKGTVHQIHGDNVFVEAGVRSGVVVPLRQFPENKQPSVGDELTVIIESVDEDGLFRSRIPEGRHKPGGNWDALAAGQVVDCMITGTNKGGLQVTVSSLRGFMPASQVDLGYIADLEVYVGQKLTAQIMEVNKKKRNLVVSRRILLQAERASQQGDFWTSLEVGQDHEGTVKTIKDYGVFVDLGPMDGFLHIGEMAWSRINHPNTVVSEGQTIQVRILKLDAERQRISLGMKQLIQNPWLSAVERYAPERVVPGKVTRIADFGAFVELEPGIEGLVHISELAWRRVASVNEVLSTGQSCEFQVIEVDLKRKRISLSLKALESRPEQSPPREERKPQNERKPNPNLRGGTSESKGGRGLFGNPSDFT